A window of Castanea sativa cultivar Marrone di Chiusa Pesio chromosome 1, ASM4071231v1 contains these coding sequences:
- the LOC142621531 gene encoding protein neprosin-like: MALLVFDGGVDVKAEARKTLSEIDKKLKLLNKPAIKSIKSEDGDIIDCVDIYKQPAFDHPALRNHTIQMRPNTIFASETSTTKHESSPAMLTQTWQKSGSCPKGTVAIRRVKRKELLKADSLEHFGRDGPRTSFAVNTSKEFIKKNTSNDESKFFECFPAPEHSYANLYAVGNNFIGARGDINLWNPLVESYDEITSAQISLKSGFVENFESIEAGWMLDGYRLTGCINLNCAGFVHTSLVIALGATFTKVSKLHGPQFQINLRIDHDPITNHWWLQICNEVVGYWPAEILQYLKEKASIVAWGGDVYSKYVKPGHPYHTTAYMGSGEAASELFGSANFITNIRIIDDSLQLKYPDPAFFVVDEPNCYSALIHKADCDSEPYFYFGGHPDDKCVYNKK, from the exons ATGGCTTTGCTTGTTTTTGATGGTGGAGTAGATGTAAAAGCTGAAGCAAGAAAAACTTTATCAGAAATTGATAAGAAATTGAAGCTTCTCAATAAGCCAGCAATCAAGAGCATTAAg AGTGAAGATGGAGATATCATTGATTGTGTTGATATTTACAAACAACCAGCTTTTGACCATCCTGCTTTAAGAAATCATACAATTCAG ATGAGACCAAACACTATTTTTGCCTCCGAGACTTCAACTACTAAACATGAGTCATCTCCAGCAATGTTAACTCAAACTTGGCAAAAGAGTGGAAGCtgtccaaaaggaacagttgccATTCGCAGAGTTAAGAGGAAAGAGTTATTGAAAGCTGATTCCCTCGAGCACTTTGGAAGGGACGGTCCACGGACTTCCTTTGCTGTAAACACATCAAAagagttcatcaaaaaaaacacatcaaatgacgaaagtaaattttttgaatGCTTTCCCGCACCCGAACACTCG TATGCAAATCTCTATGCAGTGGGAAATAATTTCATCGGTGCTAGAGGAGACATAAATCTTTGGAATCCTTTAGTTGAATCTTACGACGAAATCACTAGTGCTCAAATTTCGCTTAAAAGCGGCTTTGTTGAGAATTTTGAAAGTATCGAAGCAGGCTGGATG ttggaTGGATACCGACTCACAGGTTGCATTAACCTCAATTGTGCTGGGTTTGTTCATACTAGCTTAGTTATCGCATTAGGTGCTACATTTACTAAAGTATCAAAGCTCCACGGACCCCAATTTCAAATCAATCTCCGCATTGACCAT GATCCAATTACCAACCATTGGTGGCTACAGATTTGTAACGAGGTAGTAGGTTATTGGCCAGCAGAAATTCTGCAATATTTGAAGGAGAAAGCCTCAATAGTTGCATGGGGAGGAGATGTTTATAGCAAATATGTGAAGCCAGGCCATCCCTATCACACTACAGCCTACATGGGGAGTGGGGAAGCAGCGTCTGAACTGTTTGGTAgtgcaaattttattacaaatattaGGATCATTGATGATTCCCTCCAGCTGAAGTACCCTGATCCGgcattctttgttgttgatGAACCCAATTGTTACTCCGCTTTGATTCACAAAGCAGATTGTGATAGTGAGCCCTATTTTTACTTTGGAGGGCATCCTGATGACAAatgtgtatataataaaaaataa